The Nitrospira tepida genome includes a window with the following:
- the nth gene encoding endonuclease III, which yields MPAILQALKEANPRPQVELDHADPYQLLVATILSAQCTDRRVNQVTPALFRRYPQPNDLAKAEIPELESMIRPTGFFKSKAKNLVACATALVQRFHGRVPSTMEELVALPGVGRKTANVILGHAYGQPAVVVDTHVKRVAQRLGLSKSADPDRIEQDLMKSIPRSQWTEGSQRLLLHGRYVCLARRPTCGACVLYDLCPWKGKSPQ from the coding sequence GTGCCAGCCATCCTTCAGGCCTTGAAGGAGGCCAATCCGCGGCCTCAGGTGGAACTCGACCACGCCGATCCCTACCAATTGCTCGTGGCGACCATTCTCTCCGCGCAATGCACCGACCGCCGCGTGAATCAGGTCACGCCGGCCCTGTTCCGCCGGTACCCCCAACCCAACGATCTTGCCAAGGCCGAGATCCCTGAGTTGGAGTCCATGATCCGCCCGACAGGATTTTTCAAGAGCAAAGCCAAAAACCTGGTGGCCTGCGCGACAGCCCTGGTCCAACGGTTTCACGGCCGGGTTCCGTCCACCATGGAGGAACTCGTGGCCCTGCCCGGGGTCGGAAGAAAAACGGCGAACGTCATCCTTGGACATGCCTATGGACAGCCGGCGGTGGTGGTCGATACCCATGTGAAACGGGTGGCCCAGCGTCTGGGCCTCTCCAAGTCGGCGGACCCGGATCGGATCGAACAGGACCTCATGAAGAGCATCCCGCGGTCTCAATGGACGGAAGGATCCCAACGGTTGCTCCTGCACGGGCGTTATGTCTGCCTGGCGCGGCGCCCGACCTGCGGTGCCTGCGTGTTGTACGACCTCTGTCCATGGAAAGGAAAATCTCCTCAATGA